The genome window TGCGCGGCACGTTTTGGTCTGCCGCCCAAATGCGGCGGCAGATAACCGCGCTGTCCGTTGGTTCCGCGCACTCCGCCTCGTCGGAACAGGCCGTGAGCTCCTCGATCAAGAGGCCCGCGGCTGCGGAGTCCTCCAGGCACGGCGTTCCTTCTCCCGAGGCACAGATTATCAATATCTGTTCAGCGCCCAGGGTGAGCGCCGCGTCCCAACAGTGACGCGCTGCCGCACGGGCATTTCTGAAGCACGCTGTAACCAGAAGCAGGGCGCTGCTGGCTGCAGCAACGGCACGCGTCCCGTTGGTTGTGCTCAGTATCGCATGGCGGTCCGTGAAGTCCTCCGTCGAGAGTTCCTCCGGTGAGTTTCCGAAATGGAAACCGGGCGGTTTGAGCCCGGCCGTCTCACCGCATAGGATGCCGCTACTGCGTGCCGCAGCCGACCGCGCCTCGTCGTGAGAAGCGGCTACGGTAACGCTTCGGCATCCGCGCGAAAACAGCACATCGATGACCGTTGTTGCGCGGAACACATCTACCACCATGCACACGCTGCCGGCGGTATTCACCGCAAGCTCCGGAACCATTGCCACATCGGTGCGCAATGGCCTACGCGTGCACGACCGCGCCATGGGTCCCGTCCGCGTGACGGTGGAGCGCGGCGGTCACCAAGCCGGCTGAGTCGGCGTCCCACAGCCAGATTCGAACCGTCTGCATCCGCTCGCCGATTTCACGAACCGTTGCGGCTAGAATCCGGGCAGAGAGCTCCGCGAACTCCGCACGCTGCTCGGGGCGCAGCCAATTTGGCGATGGGCACAAGTGCGCCGTCAAATCCGGCAGGATCACGGACCTTGCGTGCTGGCGGTATGCCCCGTCGGCGGCCGCTACCAGTCCTCGCTGAACCAACTGGGCATTCGTGGTCATGTTCTCATCAAAGATAACGGCGAGCGCCGTCCAGCGAAAACGATAGCGGGCTCCCGCGCCGAGCAGCGCGCTCCCGGGTTCCAGCGGCGCAACACGTTCCGCCTCACGCTGGATACGATCTGCGCCGAAGTCACGCGCCAGTTTCGACGCACCGGTTACCATGCGAAGGTCCGGTGCAACAGGCGCCACAAGGCAGTCTGCGCGCAGAAGGATGGGAATGTGGCGCGGCGCGTTCCATATCTCCACACGCCGGCCGTCGATCCGGAGTGTCTCTGCCGCTCGTTCCAGAATGGACAATTCATTCTCCTTTGTCGTCAGTTGGCCTATGTTCCGTACAGGCGATCACCGAAATCGCCCAGACCGGGAAGTATGTACTTTCGGCAATCCAGACCGCGATCCACGGCAGCGGCGATGATGGACACATCCGGATGCTCGCGGGAAACGCGGTCGATACCTTCAGGCGCAGCCACGATGCAGATCAGGCTTCGGCTTTTGCATCCTGAGCCATCAACCGCCGCCAGAGCAGCACAGGCGGAGCCGCCTGTAGCCAGCATGGGATCGAGCACCATAACATCGTTTCCGTCCACTGGTGGCAACTTGCGGTAGTATTCGCTGCATCGTGCCGTCGCCTCGTCGCGTTCCAGGCCAATGAAGCCAACAGCTGCGCCCGGCAGCAGCTCAAGGGCCGCCTCCAGCATCCCGAGACCAGCCCGCAGCACGGGAACCAGAACTACGCCGGCTTTGAGCGTGACGCCGTCGGTCGGCTCCAGTGGCGTCTGCACCTGACGGGTACTGGTCGACAAGGCGCTGGCCGACTCAGCAATCAGCAGCGCTGTAACGGCACGTGCGCATCGACGGAACTCATCGGGATCCGTGTCCCGCGACCGCAGACGGGTCACCAAAACGTGGACCAGCGGATGGTGGTGCTGAACTAATGGCATGAAGCAACCTGCCGGCTCGGAGGACTACCGGCCTCTTGGGCCTGAATCTCGCGAATCCAGTCCATCACAATCTCGGCGGCTTCCACACGCGAGATCTGAGCCGGCAACCGCCGCGGCTCTCCGAAGACGACGCGCAGGCGCGACCGCCTGAGTGAATTCCGATGTGCTGGGAGCATTTGCCAGCTTCCGAATACAGCAACAGGAACTATAGGGACATTAGATTTAAGAGCAATAAAACCTAACCCCTGTTCCGGCGCCTGCAGCTTGCCGTCTGGGCTCCGGCCACCTTCCGGAAACAGCAGCACCGCCTCGCCATGCTCCAGCCACAGCAATACCCGGCGGATCGCCGCGAAATCGCCACTGTGCCGCCTGACCGGGCTGGCGCCGACCTGATCAAGGAACCACGCTACCAATCTGGAGCGCCATAGCTCCGACTTCGCGACGGAGCGCGTAAAGCGGTATCTGTACAGGGCTGCCAGCACCATTATCGGGTCCAAATAGCTCACGTGGTTACACGCCAGCAGCAGCGGCCCAGTGCGCGGCACGTTCTCAACTCCCTCGACGGTGCAGTGTCCATACAAACGTAGGAAGAGCCGAAGGAGCCGCGCGGCAACATGATAGACCAGCGTGTGGCCGGCATGAGGGTGGGGCTGCCAACCGCTGGCGGGTTCGCTCGGCGCAAGCCGGCGCTCCGGCTCACTCCCATTCTCCGCGCTTTCAGGCATCGCCGTCCGGAAGATCTGCCAGCATCTCCACGGCTTCATCGATGGCCTCGTCGATGGCGCGCAGCGCTTCGTCAATTTCGTCGGCTGTTACGACCAGCGGCGGCTCCATGCGAATCACGCACGGGTTGTTGAGCGTATATGCGGCAATTACCCCGCGACGGACCATGCCATTGATCGTAACCTCGGCATAGTCCTGCTTGGTGAACTCGATGCCGGTCATGAGTCCAAGGCCGCGAACGTTGGCGACGGCGTCATGGTGGCGCGCCTTTACGCTGTTTAGCCCGGCAAGCAACTGCTCACCGCGAATGGCCGCGGCTGCAGCCAGATCCTCGTCTTCAATGACCTGGATCGCGGCAAGTCCGGCAGCACAGGCCAACTGATTGCCGCCGAATGTACTCGAATGAACATACGGATTCGTTGTGAACGCCCGGTTCCAAACCTCCTCCGTGCCCATCGTTGCTCCAATCGGCATAACGCCACCACCAAGCGCTTTTGCCAATGTAAGCAGGTCTGGAGCCACTCCCTCGTGTTCGCATGCAAACATCCGCCCTGTGCGGCCAAGGCCGGTCTGCACCTCGTCCACGATGAGCAGAATGCCGGCAGCATCGCAGATTCGCCTCAAGCCTGCCAGGTAGCCGCGGCGCGGCGTAACAATTCCGCCCTCACCCTGAACCGGCTCAATGATTATGGCGGCAGTACGCTCATCAACTGCAGCGGCGGCGGCGTCCAGATTGTCGTAGGGTACGTGACAGCAGCCTGGCACGAGAGGTTCAAACGGCTGACGAAACTTGTCGCGTCCTGTTGCCGCAAGGCTCCCCATACTCTTGCCGTGGTAGGCGCCGATCGTGCTGACGAAGTTCGTTTTGCCTGTAGCGATGCGAGCTATTTTGAGCGCCGCCTCCACAGCCTCGGTCCCGCTGTTGCTAAAGAACGTATAGGTGAGGTTGCCGGGCGCCACATCTGCAAGGCGCTCCGCCAGCCGGGCCTGCGGCTCTTGAAAGAAGGTTCGCGTTGAAAGCGGCATACGGTCGAGTTGTGCATGCACCGCTTGAACCACGGCTGGATGGCGGTGACCCAGCGAGAAGACGCCGAACCCACCCAGAAAATCGAGGTACCTCCTGCCGGATGCCGTCATTACGTGGCAGCCGGAGGCCGAGACCTCCAGATCGTCAAAGCCGCCGAACTGAAGCAGACGGGCCAGCCCGGGATTGATGTGTGCTTTGTAGAGATCAATTACCGATTCGGCGCTCGAACGCGCTTCGGCGGTGACTGTGTCCGATTCTGTCTGCACCACGACGCTCATGATACGGATGCCCCCTGAGTGGACCAAACCCGTCGGGTTGTCGCGCTTCAGTATAGCATTCCGCCCAAGCCACCGATGGCCGGCGCCGGAGTGCACGGTGCCTTTTGTGCGTCGGTTCCAGCTACGGCAAATGCGTTACACCGAGCACAGTACGCTGTGCGGGAGTTAATCCGTCCCAGGTTGCCGGCCGCAGGTACTGCTGTTGATTCAACTGCTGCGGCTGGTTCCGGCGGCAGAAGTAACCGTGCAGAACCCTGCGGGACCGGCCCGAAGTGTTGAGCGTGCCACCGTGCCACACGTGGCTGTTTACCACCACAACATCGCCGGGATCACCGCGGAGCACCACCTCATCCGGATGCGTCGCCGACGTCTCTTCCATAACGTCACCCGGAAGTTGCGTACCACGATGGCTGCCGGGCACAAGTCGGGTTGCGCCATTCTCTGGACCAAAGTCATCCAGCAGCCAGAAGGAGTTGCACACCTGGTAGCCGGGCGTCTCTCTGCGGCCCCAATCAGCGTGCAGCGACTGCAGTCCCTGGCCGGGGAGCGCGTTACGGCTGTTAAGCGATGACAACTGAAGGTCGTAATCCAAAACGTGCGCCACAGCCGCCAGCACGCGTGGGTGAGAAATCACGATCCAGAATTCCGATCCCTTGTTGATCAAGTCGGAGAGCCGCTCCGTTCCACCCTCCTGGTGCACTTCGAGCCCAGCGCGGTCCTGCTCCTCCGCCATCAGCGCGCCAATCCGGTTTCGGAGCGCTTCCACGGTGCTGCTGGCCATAAGCCTGGGAAAGCGCACATAGCCGTCCCGATCAAGGCGTTCGCGGTCGTCCGCGGTGATGGTGTCATCACCAACTCCAAGCTCGACCAGTGCCTCGCGTATCTCCATAGAGTCAAACCTCCGTTGTCGCCAGCGCAGTGCTACTCCGTGCCGGTGTGTGAAGTGAACCAGGTGGCTAGGTCATCCGGCGATAGCGCATCGGGTGTCAACTCGGCCCTGCGTGCCTGGCCAAGATTGTGATATACGCGCATTATCGCGGCAGCGGGCGAGAAGCCGGAGTCGGCGCGCATTACCAGTAACGGGTGTGGTGCGGCAAGCAGCGCCGCGGTGGTGAAGTCGCCCATTTTTCGCAGCAGCGGACTGTACAGGTCGTTCGTCAGCAGCGCAGCATCAGTCCTCAAGTCCAGGTTACCCGCATCACACATCGCTGCATCTGCGTCCGGCGCGGCAAGCAACGCCGGCAGTCCGCACCAGCCGGTCCCAGCTATCGCGACACGGGCGCCATGAAAGCGCTGGCGGAGCCATGACATCGCCGTAACGCAGTCCTGCACGCGATCCTGCAAGAGCGTGCGATTGTAACAGGTGAAGTAACCGTTCCACGGATCATAGCCTCGGGCCGTTTCCGCTGCCGCCGTAAGTGGATGAAAGATAAGAACCTCTGCCCCACGCCGCAGAAGCGCCTTTGCAACGTCCGTTGGCGCCGTGTTTAAAGGGTTCCAGTCTGAGTCGGCCAGCGCCACAACCGGTAGTGCCGGGTTGCGTCGCGCCGGCGAGTACAACATGCACTCGATTCTGTCGCCGAAACCGGCGCGACCAATGGCAAGTCGCTGCCCT of Armatimonadota bacterium contains these proteins:
- a CDS encoding 2-phosphosulfolactate phosphatase; this translates as MVPELAVNTAGSVCMVVDVFRATTVIDVLFSRGCRSVTVAASHDEARSAAARSSGILCGETAGLKPPGFHFGNSPEELSTEDFTDRHAILSTTNGTRAVAAASSALLLVTACFRNARAAARHCWDAALTLGAEQILIICASGEGTPCLEDSAAAGLLIEELTACSDEAECAEPTDSAVICRRIWAADQNVPRSLMEASHAAELANAGLGADFGWCSAVNTSEIVPVLDVEGSAARWPLKLASSA
- the upp gene encoding uracil phosphoribosyltransferase, whose amino-acid sequence is MPLVQHHHPLVHVLVTRLRSRDTDPDEFRRCARAVTALLIAESASALSTSTRQVQTPLEPTDGVTLKAGVVLVPVLRAGLGMLEAALELLPGAAVGFIGLERDEATARCSEYYRKLPPVDGNDVMVLDPMLATGGSACAALAAVDGSGCKSRSLICIVAAPEGIDRVSREHPDVSIIAAAVDRGLDCRKYILPGLGDFGDRLYGT
- a CDS encoding 1-acyl-sn-glycerol-3-phosphate acyltransferase; translated protein: MKPWRCWQIFRTAMPESAENGSEPERRLAPSEPASGWQPHPHAGHTLVYHVAARLLRLFLRLYGHCTVEGVENVPRTGPLLLACNHVSYLDPIMVLAALYRYRFTRSVAKSELWRSRLVAWFLDQVGASPVRRHSGDFAAIRRVLLWLEHGEAVLLFPEGGRSPDGKLQAPEQGLGFIALKSNVPIVPVAVFGSWQMLPAHRNSLRRSRLRVVFGEPRRLPAQISRVEAAEIVMDWIREIQAQEAGSPPSRQVASCH
- a CDS encoding aminotransferase class III-fold pyridoxal phosphate-dependent enzyme, translating into MSVVVQTESDTVTAEARSSAESVIDLYKAHINPGLARLLQFGGFDDLEVSASGCHVMTASGRRYLDFLGGFGVFSLGHRHPAVVQAVHAQLDRMPLSTRTFFQEPQARLAERLADVAPGNLTYTFFSNSGTEAVEAALKIARIATGKTNFVSTIGAYHGKSMGSLAATGRDKFRQPFEPLVPGCCHVPYDNLDAAAAAVDERTAAIIIEPVQGEGGIVTPRRGYLAGLRRICDAAGILLIVDEVQTGLGRTGRMFACEHEGVAPDLLTLAKALGGGVMPIGATMGTEEVWNRAFTTNPYVHSSTFGGNQLACAAGLAAIQVIEDEDLAAAAAIRGEQLLAGLNSVKARHHDAVANVRGLGLMTGIEFTKQDYAEVTINGMVRRGVIAAYTLNNPCVIRMEPPLVVTADEIDEALRAIDEAIDEAVEMLADLPDGDA
- a CDS encoding phytanoyl-CoA dioxygenase family protein, whose translation is MEIREALVELGVGDDTITADDRERLDRDGYVRFPRLMASSTVEALRNRIGALMAEEQDRAGLEVHQEGGTERLSDLINKGSEFWIVISHPRVLAAVAHVLDYDLQLSSLNSRNALPGQGLQSLHADWGRRETPGYQVCNSFWLLDDFGPENGATRLVPGSHRGTQLPGDVMEETSATHPDEVVLRGDPGDVVVVNSHVWHGGTLNTSGRSRRVLHGYFCRRNQPQQLNQQQYLRPATWDGLTPAQRTVLGVTHLP